CATCTTTCAAGAAAAAGTATTGCTTTGCTTAAACGCTATGTGATTGGATTTAAGAGCTTGAATACTAAGTGCCAATCCTATTTTCCTAGAAAGTTTCAAATGTTCTCAATTTAAAGCCTATCCACCTAGCTGCCTGTGCATCTTGTCAGAGAAAAAAACAGTTTGGCGTTGAGAGTAAACGTATGGCTATTGTAGTGGCCATTGTTATATGGCTGCGCATAAAATCGGGATCACCGAAGAGTAAATACGGCAGCCAGGGCCAAGTGGGTGGTAACCCTTTGGCAATGGCCGAAGCTGCTACTACTGCCGCTCCCGTTTAGCTTATCAATAAACTATAAAAAAAGGAACGAGCTAACAAAAAAGCGAATAACACAAAGTGCAGCGGACGCACAAATTGCAAACAAAAAAGGACAAATAAAGTGACCAAAACAGTGGGCGGCGGAGACGGCGGACGAGCAGGACCCGCGGCGGAGCCAGTGGCAGAATAAACCCAGATTAGCGTTCCGGCAGCCCACCCGGCAAATAGGATTAGTGGGCGCGTGGGGCAGTGGCAATTTCctttggctttgcctttggcttCGGCTTTTTTACGAGGCAATTCCATTTGCGTTTGCCCCAAAAGAGTTGGGTGCACTGATACATATTCTGGCTGCTGTATACGCActtgcaatttaattttgacCTCGTCCAGGATGATGTTGCACGTGAAGAAGGACACGGCTATCGTGGGCACCTCGCTCTCTTTCCGGTGCAGCGTGTTCTTTATGTAGCGGATGACCAAACGTGTTTTGCCCACTCCTGCAAGAAAAGAACACAAATTATGCAATTAATCGAGGTACAGCATTGTCTCCCTGTTTACCCGTGAGCCCTATTTCGCTTCAAACATAATGCGGTGCAGCTTATCAGCTTGAAGTCAGTGAACGCGCAATGGCGCACGCATTAATTGACCACTGATTAATCACGCAAAGTGagccaaataaacaaaaactggAGACGCACTAGCCCGCAAAAGGTGGTAAACACTGATAAGGAATCGCCTAGCCACCACGAGATTCTTTGTTTGGCGGTGCCCACTTTTTTGTGGCTCAGAAAAGCCCCTCTGTGACTGATCGGTCGGGGAATCTGCGCGTGGAGCTGCAGTACATGCATGCACTGAATCATCCGGCGATAAAGGGAAGAACGTATACTCCGAGGAAAGTACCGCCTTTTTTTATCAATGCGTCCCTTTGTTTGGCGAAAAGGCAGAGCAAATACTGCAACCGCTGTGCATATAAGCCCCCTTAGTTGACCTTGGGCCAAACTTAAATACATATACTCATTGCGAATTCGTCAGCCGATTACACTGCCAAAAAATGTCCACTTTGTAGTGTAAAAGAGTCGGTAGTCGGTGGAGGCTTCAATCTTGATATGTTTTTGGAGTACACTTATGTATGTAtctttttatctttttatagaAGATATTTTCATCAGCTGCTACATATGTAGAAATGAACAATTTGAAGTTTTGGAGTTGTGCACTGCTGAAGCCATCTAACTTGGCCCATTAACATAGATTTCTTATCGTAAATCTCCCAAGGGCAGCGACATCTTGGTGTGAAGACCTTGTCTGTGGTGAAATTCATCGGCTAGTTCAGCCTAATCCCAACCAGACACCCTGTCTTTGCCAGACCTTCTTCTGCATCTACCTAAATCCAGATTGCAGCTCGCAGCCTGCAGATTCCCAATTGGGGCCAGTGGAGTTCAAGGCTACGGCTTATCGGCTCACCCCGGTTATTAATCTTATCACTGGGCAATTGATGGAATTACTGCCATTATGCGGATCATTGAGACTTCTGAATGGAGCCTACCGAATGGCCATTGAAATGGGAAACGGGTGGAAACGTGTGTGCTTACCTCGCGAGCCCAgaacaagcactttgccctCGATTCCGCGCATCTCGCCGAGATTAGCGGCTCAATCGCATCGCTTTCCGTGGACTTTAGtgacgtttttttttttttgtaaaatggaTGAGATGATGTGTTGTTGGCTCagtggttgttgctgttgttgttgttgttgcttgtaGAGCCAGTGGTTGGGAAGCGCGTAATTGGCCCTTTGGCGGCCTGCTGCGTTTGCTTTCTTGGGCACAACTGAATTTATCGGAGTCGGTGGGGGTTTTCAAAGTGGGCGCAGTGATTAAAAGCGCGCAGTCAGCAGTAAAGATAAAAGATTTAATAAATTTGAAGGCTTGTTGTTATTGTGCGATGTTATGCGCGAACAGCTGATTACCAGGGCTGACACGAGGTGCGATAGTTGCTGCTGGCAGCGATAGCTTATCTTGTAAGGTAGAATTTTGCAAAGAAATAACTTTGTTCCACAAGtaaataaattcataaaaaatatatttatgtgttaGTTAGTTAGCAAAGGTCTTAATCAGAAATATGACTACCACAATAATCACGACCCTGATCACAGCTTGACAGCTGCCATCCGATAGCACAACCATCGCCCATCACTAATGGCAATCCCCAGACGCGTTAGTACCACCGCCAAAAGCAGGCAGATGTTCTTGCAGGCAGCGATTTTAACAACAGTGTTTTATAGataaattaacaaattaaagGTATTTTAAGGCGCTAGACAACATGCAATAGGAGCTACAAGCTCGCGGGCACAACTGGATACTAGCGATAGACGTGCAGCGTGCGGCTCGAGCGCCTTAAATGCCCGCAAAAGTCGGACTTCTACGCGCGTTTTTCGCTTGGGTAACTTAGTTTTCCCCGACCTGGGAAAAGTGCCACATTTCCAAAAGGTAAATGCACTGCCAAGAAGATTGATGCGGCTGAGATAAGAAAAGCGTCAGTGACTCCCCCGTGTTTACTTTCACTTTTCTCTGCCCCGTCACTCTAGCCTTTCGTAAGGCTCCACAATCTTGAGCAGCCTGTACAAAATGCCGCGTGCCTAAAATAACTTCGGGCTATAGAAGAAGCTATAACTACAACGAGAAATCTATTTTTATTCGAAGAATGGCCACTATTGGGAACAAGATAAACAACAGCTACGAATCGGAGCCTTCTACAGGAAGCGGGGTAAGACTAATTGGTGTCCTTGCGGATGCGAGCTTGCTGAAACTCCCTGTTTTATAGTCTTCGCTCAGTGAAAACAATGAGAGCCACATATCTGACGAGGATCACATGAACTTACCGTATCTGATGAAACCGAAAGCACTGAGCAGCCAGCCCATCAAGGAAACCCCAACGCCGCCCAATCCGAAGACGGGCAGCCAGGAATCGCAGTTCCTGGGCTTCGGAGACAGCCCATATGGCCAGGTGAACAAGCGACTGTATGGCTCCCAGCTGCAGAACCTCAAGCTGCCGGAGGTGGAGCCCCCTGCCGTCCGTCGTCCCTCGCCGGGCAAGATTGTCTTCCCCCGGTTCTACGACACCCTCATCGAGGAGAACAGCTGCAATGCCGTGGACATGGCCGTGTCAGTGGCCACTACAGCCACCACGACAACTGGCAGCCTCTCCTTCGATGGCAAAATCAAGAGTCTGACCGCAAAGCCCGAAATTCAGGACAAGCCTGGGCCCTCCAATGCCAATCCACGACTGTCCAACGTGCTGGAAACCTCGCTCAACACCTCGCAGCAGAAGTTCAACAACGAACGCTCGCCTGATCTCTTTGCCGACAGCGACGATGAAGCTGACAACGACGAGCAACCGGAAAAGGAGCTGCCCACGAGGCTGGAGGATCTGCCCGAGGTTTTGGAAGAGTCGCAGTGCACCAGCGACACACGAGCTCGCTGCTCGCTGAATGCGCCCACGGAGTCCAGCTTTGTGGATGAGCAGACGATGGACCTTTCGACCACCCAGCTGAACGCCAACGATCCCCGGTCACATTTCTTGGAGAACTGCAGGAGAGAACGGGAGCTGTATCGGCGAATACGTCGGTGCCTTCAGGGAGTGCGTCCGCCGCCGTCGGTGACTGCACCCGATGTGGACGTCATCAAAATGGTGCTAAGCATGAAGTCAAACGTGCTGAACTTTCTCTCCAAGGATAGCCCAGCATCTACTCCCACAATCGAGGACAGTGGCATCAGCGAAACAACCTCTCTGTTTCGACCCTCTCACAGTCTCTCGGAGGCTCAAAACATGGGCTGGCGGGATGTGCTGGGAGTGAGACATCATGGACTGAGGTATGCTCTTTAAAGCATTGTGCTAGCAGTGTTTTCATTACCCGCGTCCCTCCACAGCTACAATCTTAACAAGGCTGCCGAACAAAATGAATACCTCAGCATGTCCGTGGTGGACCGCTATGTGGGCGTGGAAACCGCTACGTCCTATGTGAGATCGCCCTCGAGCGCCAAGAAGAGAAACATGCGTATGAAGTGAGTAATAAATTAGCCAGCCGTGTGAACGCTTAACTCACTGAACCCAACTCCTTACAGAATGTTAACCCAATCGCCTGGAAACCGCCTCAGTCATTTGGCCAAACGACGTGCCATATTTTCCTCTGCGAATCTAGCCACCAACTCACAGAAGCTTAACAGCTCAATTGGACCACAAATAATGCTAGATAAGAAGTGGGTAGCTTTTGTGATTAAAAACTCCAAACACATACTAATTTCCATGATTTTGGTTTACAGAAAAGTGCGAAATAAACGCAAGGCCACGCCCAAACGAAAGACGCCGGGCAGCAAGAAAAAAGGTGAGTGATTTGATAAGATAAGCCAATGAACTTTTGTTAATGATGCATTTGCACCAGCTCGCAAGACGCCATCTTCATCCGCCCGAAAGCGCCTCTACCGCACTGATCTCATCAAGCCAGGACCTTCGAGAGAAACCTCCAAGCGTGCCTTATTCCAAAGTCCGGCCAAAAccctgcagcaacagcagttaATGCCGCCCAAACCGCTCTTCAAGCCGGAGATTGCGAACCGCGTAGAGCGGTCGAAGCGCGCTCTCTTTTCGCCGGATCACCAGGGCAGTAACCAGCTAGAGTCGATCCTGAAGCGGAAAAGAAACGCCTGCGATGACGAGGATTCAGCTGATTTGGCTAGCCAGAGCAGCAAGCTCTTCCGCGCCGAGAGCAGTGGACCCAGTGGGTTGACTCCTCGTGCGCTAAAGATCAAGAGCCAGAGTTTCTGCATTGGGGCTGGTTCCTCCACTGCGGGTGTTCAGCTAAAGTTGGCGCAGCACACGGCTGCTACCCCTGGCCAGACGCGGCTCAGTCTTGGTCTGAGCGGTAGCAGTAGCAACCTGGTTAACCCGGCCTCTTTTGCAAGCGGTACGCCACTGGCGAGTAAACTGCACAGAGCGCACTCGGAGATGAGCGCCACACCGAATAGCAGTATGACTGATAACCAGCGAAAGGTGAGTCCCACTTAATCcatacataaaaatataccTTTTGTATATGGTCTATGCCTAAGATTCGTTCTCTAAAATCGTCATAACTAATTTCGTTTATTGCCACAGAAACTGCTTTGGGCTGTGTCACAGGCACTGCAGGAGAAGAAAATTACGCCGAAGCACGAGCAATTCCGTCGGCATGCGGCAGACCTTACGCGCATTGTGAAGCGCATCTTCCAGGAATTCTACCTGGGGCATTCGTCCAGCAACAGCGAAACCCTGCTAAGGTGAGTAAGGGGTGGATATAATACTCGTATAAGCATTACTGGAACTTCCACCTTCCGCAGGCTGGCCAAGAAGTTTGCCTTTAGCGTGATTGCGGGGAAGAATGCGGACGACATTTACCTGCAGGCGCGCAGTCAGGAATGCGAGGCCAAGCGGCTGTCGAGCACCCGCCTCTCGGGCTACATTGGTCCGGAGGAGTTTGCCCAGCGTAAACTGCTTCTCTCGCAAACATCGGCCGTAGGATCAACAGCAGGTTCGGCGCGATCCCTGCACAACATCTTTGGCAGCGAGAACTCCATCGATTCCTTCGGTCTGAGTCAAATGAGCCTGCCCACAAATGCCTGCTCCGATACGCAATCGAGTATAGTGGATCGCATCTCGGAGGATCTCTTCTGCAAGGAACGCCAACCCATCCGGCCCAATGCCTCGCTCCAGAACAGCTCGTCGAAGAGTAACCTAGGCGGACTGGCGCTGCGCGAGAACATGGACTGCGAGGCTCGCCGATCGGCGCAAAAGAACTTCACCGGCAAGGACCAGCAGAACATCAGTCCCTACTTCGGAGGCGGCGGAAGTAACAGCTCGGCGCGCAAGTTCCAAATGCCACCCGTGGGCAACAGCAACCACTCCGGAGGCAAAGCCAAGAGACAGATTTCCTTTGACTGCTAGAACAGTAGGACCAATAGAATGATTGTTGAAAAGGCATTATAATGATATGATGTTCTTAAATCCTCTCCGATCCCTTGAAATTATAGGAGTCGGCAAGGAGCAGCCAGACGTGTACATGAGTTTTAGCTCTTTAGCATTTTAAGCAAAAAGATTAATTCGTTTTTGTTTCCATTATTTTTGGTTGTTTTAGCTTAATTTATTGAACTGTCAGGTCTCTTTAAAGCCTTTCAAaccatttatatataatgacAGACAATCGTATATTAATAGGTATAAGTAAAATAATCTGATATAGATCTTATAGATCGCCTCTCCTTCGACTCGCAAGACTCCCGACTTCTCCTTGAGCTCAAAAAATGCAAGTTAACTTTATTTCAGTAACGGCATTCATATATGATCTATATGGGATTTATTTTATGCGACTCAAGTTTGATGAATGCAATATTTTCCACTGAAGTTTAGATGTATTAGAACAGTTTGTgcttaaaaattacaaattttacTTAACTACCGCACGTGTACTCAATGCAACTGAAATTAAGCTGAAGCATGTTCTGTAACAGTGTAAACTGAAATTAGTATAATAAAAGCGCGCCAATCAATAGTAACCACTTCGGTGAATGTATCGCCGCACCAGCCCAAAGGACACGATGTGGAAGATGAcggccaccaccaccagacTGAAGCAGTCCAGCCAGTAGGTGTAGTCGGC
This genomic interval from Drosophila mauritiana strain mau12 chromosome 2R, ASM438214v1, whole genome shotgun sequence contains the following:
- the LOC117136482 gene encoding uncharacterized protein LOC117136482 isoform X2, yielding MATIGNKINNSYESEPSTGSGSSLSENNESHISDEDHMNLPYLMKPKALSSQPIKETPTPPNPKTGSQESQFLGFGDSPYGQVNKRLYGSQLQNLKLPEVEPPAVRRPSPGKIVFPRFYDTLIEENSCNAVDMAVSVATTATTTTGSLSFDGKIKSLTAKPEIQDKPGPSNANPRLSNVLETSLNTSQQKFNNERSPDLFADSDDEADNDEQPEKELPTRLEDLPEVLEESQCTSDTRARCSLNAPTESSFVDEQTMDLSTTQLNANDPRSHFLENCRRERELYRRIRRCLQGVRPPPSVTAPDVDVIKMVLSMKSNVLNFLSKDSPASTPTIEDSGISETTSLFRPSHSLSEAQNMGWRDVLGVRHHGLSYNLNKAAEQNEYLSMSVVDRYVGVETATSYVRSPSSAKKRNMRMKMLTQSPGNRLSHLAKRRAIFSSANLATNSQKLNSSIGPQIMLDKKKVRNKRKATPKRKTPGSKKKSSQDAIFIRPKAPLPH
- the LOC117136482 gene encoding uncharacterized protein LOC117136482 isoform X1, with the translated sequence MATIGNKINNSYESEPSTGSGSSLSENNESHISDEDHMNLPYLMKPKALSSQPIKETPTPPNPKTGSQESQFLGFGDSPYGQVNKRLYGSQLQNLKLPEVEPPAVRRPSPGKIVFPRFYDTLIEENSCNAVDMAVSVATTATTTTGSLSFDGKIKSLTAKPEIQDKPGPSNANPRLSNVLETSLNTSQQKFNNERSPDLFADSDDEADNDEQPEKELPTRLEDLPEVLEESQCTSDTRARCSLNAPTESSFVDEQTMDLSTTQLNANDPRSHFLENCRRERELYRRIRRCLQGVRPPPSVTAPDVDVIKMVLSMKSNVLNFLSKDSPASTPTIEDSGISETTSLFRPSHSLSEAQNMGWRDVLGVRHHGLSYNLNKAAEQNEYLSMSVVDRYVGVETATSYVRSPSSAKKRNMRMKMLTQSPGNRLSHLAKRRAIFSSANLATNSQKLNSSIGPQIMLDKKKVRNKRKATPKRKTPGSKKKARKTPSSSARKRLYRTDLIKPGPSRETSKRALFQSPAKTLQQQQLMPPKPLFKPEIANRVERSKRALFSPDHQGSNQLESILKRKRNACDDEDSADLASQSSKLFRAESSGPSGLTPRALKIKSQSFCIGAGSSTAGVQLKLAQHTAATPGQTRLSLGLSGSSSNLVNPASFASGTPLASKLHRAHSEMSATPNSSMTDNQRKKLLWAVSQALQEKKITPKHEQFRRHAADLTRIVKRIFQEFYLGHSSSNSETLLRLAKKFAFSVIAGKNADDIYLQARSQECEAKRLSSTRLSGYIGPEEFAQRKLLLSQTSAVGSTAGSARSLHNIFGSENSIDSFGLSQMSLPTNACSDTQSSIVDRISEDLFCKERQPIRPNASLQNSSSKSNLGGLALRENMDCEARRSAQKNFTGKDQQNISPYFGGGGSNSSARKFQMPPVGNSNHSGGKAKRQISFDC